A segment of the Elaeis guineensis isolate ETL-2024a chromosome 6, EG11, whole genome shotgun sequence genome:
tctgagttcagaatttcatacctgatcatggatcgatgatcttcgcTACTAAGAGATATGATGAGAGGATCTTTGCTTGTTGCTCACAGCCGTACATGCATTCGGTCTCTATGAAAAATTACTGAAgttctgatctgatcgatcttttgggagtgctagctcacgtgaagaccttcttcttgactgatctggatcttttctttaaatctctagaatcttttcaaaggttgaagatagacttctagaagagataagagatgaaagaaagatagagaaaaaatatttttttttaatttatttttcctccaaacccttagaacaaaaatttaaaattcaatttttgtGCACACCCAAGAGAGAgatcctcctctcttttttcatacatgaactatacccaaacttctaccacgtgaagagctctcttctagtatcttacacatacaaaaaaaccataaaagccccttttataagcatgtaaggaggtgaggtgaagagtcctagtgatcctggattCTTACTGGATTTTACTTCCCTTCATAATTCCATATcccaaaacataccaaaaaaatatgggatgatcctttctatattttttcacAGTATATAATTCTCCAACtgatctctcacaaaaaatctcctcaaaatgccacacatataaggagaaaaaaatttattggcgtggagaagttgatctggatgagaacatattctcctaataagaaatattttgaaatctaattttagaactttttttatcaaaaccaaattagatttagacaTGAGATATATAAGGaaaagactctttggtgtgaaaaactctcatacaaaataattttgtgtgtagagATAGATGACATGCAAACTGAGTTGGCAAAGGGAGAAGagtctattccaataaggactctatgtttccttatttgaatctaaaccaaatcacatctggtttagtctaaataaaatatataaaatttaatctaattagttcataaatttttaatcaaattaaaaattgattgaatcaaagtctaatcaaatcagaataattcttccttagagattagatcatctcataacctaatcgggtcaaacctaattgaatcaaattcaattaattttatttaatcctctttgctcaatcaaattaagctaatcaataatttaattattaattaatcttttattaatttactaatatttgatgaattaatttatttaacttttgcataaggttaaccattaatcgaattgacgattaagcctttAAACGAtttcaatcattgattagccacatgatccgtcagaaatttttttgagtgtgacccataggttcgaatctaagtcagttagcacaggaataactttctgaaccaattaatataactatctagtaatgatgatccgacgttcggataggtcgaatgatgcgaagcaatattcaagaacctattgatgtatggttatcatataatttatccctttgatcctaatgctaaggatgacttaagatttaactgtcaatcctagataagtcattcacattatatttcaatctttttcaaatccatctatgATTACCTagacctaggttttgctaaattgaaatacactgatgcatatcttctactaattcgagggatcaatcccatcttgactcatgcaccgacttgacaagtacttgactatacccataaaccttccatcactgaattaaaaactaagttagtccgacaccaaagtatagtgagttgcttgtaagtcatcgtggtgatctcagatcggaggacacttatacctataaccttcatgagctatccttgacagcagagtgcttcagttggtcatattcagtgatgatgtactctacatctcACTGCATGTCATAccgtatctccataccatttggttacgaggacaaccaacgcatatggcacacaacgatctacacttgatatcgctattgtcctagtaatagcgtattgtttgtcgcgaaccaatttaagaactatgcgataaatcttcttttatcgatcaaagtagtcctaaggacttcatcacaatataggagtttgttagaagatgtattttgtgataaaaaatatcaaaaaattttattatttatcaattcatatatatttattattagcaaatcatcaaatgattgactttaggacataatttctaatagATAGTATATTCCATTAGAAAATCAATCAGAACTTGGGCCTTCATTGTCAATCGAAGATGATAGTTGATATCATATTCTCCGAGCTTGATTATCCATTTTGCCATCAATCTTGAGGTATCAAGCCTTTGAAGAATAGTCTTAAGGGTTGATCCATCATGATGATCATCGAGTGGGCTTGGAATTATGGTTGGAGCCATCATACATGGTAATTAGCACATAAATCATCTTTTCAACCTTTTAATACCTCGTTTTTCCATCTTGGAGGAGCCTATTAATGTAGTAACTCACCTTTGGCTCCTAGCATCttcttggacaagcaccaaacTAAGAGCAATAGGTGAGACCaataagtataaatataaatCCTTAGCTATCGTCAGCTTGGAGAGTAGTGGTGGCGATAAAAGATATCGCTTTAGCTCATCGAATACTGTTCAGCATTCCTTCGACCCCTTGGAGCTCTTCATCTGTCtacaaattttgaaaaataagagGCATCTCTCGACTGTCCTCGAGATGAAATGGTTGAGAGCGGCCACTCAACCCATTAATTGTAGCACATCCTTCTTTATTCTTGGATGCTTCATCTTCAATGGTGCTCGAATCTTCTCTGGATTTGTTTCTACTCCTCGTGGATCATCATGAATCTTAGAAACTTTCTGAGGTCACAGCAAAGATGCATTTACtgggttgagcttcatttgatTTCATCTTAGCTCACTAAATGCCTCCTCCAGGTCGGCAATGTGCCGAGCAGCCTTGGTACTCTTGACCACATTTATCGATATAGATCTCCATGTTACACCCAATTTGGTATTTGAACATCTTGTTGATAGGATGCCAGTACATAGCTTCTATATTGTTTAATCCAGAAGGTATTATTTTATAACAATATAGACTTTTATCGATTATGAATGTCATCTTCTTCTCATCCTTGGAAGCCATTCGAATATAGTTGTAGCCtgagaaggcatccataaagcttaGGAGTTGATGTCCGAGGTGGTGCCTACAAGCTAGTCGATCCTCGAAAGGAGAAAGCTGTTCTTTGGATAAGTTTGTTGAGATTGGCATAATTGATACAAATTCATCATTTATTGTTTGCCTTCTTCACCATGATGATGTTGGCGATCTACTCTAGATAATGGGCTTCTCGAATGAATCCCACTGCCAAGAGCTTGTTCACTTCCTCCTCAATTGCTTATTATCATTTCGGGGTGGAGCTCCTCCTCTTCTGTGGGACGGGCCGATGGTTTGAGTGTATGTTCAACATGTGAACAATAACATCAGAAGATGTACCTGGTATATCTGATGCTGATCAGACGAAGATATCTGCATGGACTCGTAAGAACACCATTACCCAATCGTGAAGATCCGACTTCAGTTGTGCTCCGAGTTGAACAGTTCTGCTTAGATCATTATCGAGTAGAATTGCGACAAGCTGCTTAACTAGTTCACCCTGAGCTTCTCTAGGCTCCTTGTGATCTTCAATGGGTAGGGTTTCCATTAGCTGCTTCCCCTTTATCATTGCCAAACAATATTGATGAGTGAGTACTTGATCTCCTCGGACTTCACCAACTCTATTCTTGGTCGGAAACCTCATGAGTAAGTGATATGTAGAAACTATAACTTGCAAGACATTCAATCCAGGCTGTCTGAAGATTGTATTGTAAGCAAAGTGGATCCGAACAACTAGAAAGGTAAGTTGCACCATTTTGCTCTGAGGCTCCTGCCTGATGGTCACTGTAGGGCTATCTCACCCTCATAGCCATGGAGTCCTTGGAGAATCCGAATAGAGGAGTGCTAACTTTCCTTAGGCGATCCATAAGTAGTTTCATTCTTTAGAaagtattataaaataatacaacgactgagctttcattatcaaccaaaaatttttttttgataaggaatcaaaattctttttatatcataatttattaTGATCATTGATATGACGATAGCATCATCATGATGGGTCTTCATCCCTCAAAGGTCAtcataagaaaaagaaacaacATCCCCATATGCTGTCTCTTAGCCCCCTCTACCCGATCCTCTATCCCCTCTTAGAAATCATGTTGATAACACTGGCCATGGGTCAGTTGCTGGTTCCTCCTTATCGGGTTGGTGCCGTGGTAGATCGTTGGGTGCTCAGTTCCATCACTCTTGAACATATTTGTCGAGGTAATCTCTTCAGATTAAGGtttcaatctcatccttaagttgAGGCATTTCTTGGTGACTATTGTTGTGGTGGAAGCAACAGTACTTTCTCTTGCTTCTCTCCAATGGATCTTTATCGGTTTAGGTCGTCGAAGATGCTCTTGGCTTTGATGTCCATTAGGATCAAAATCCAAGGAGCAGATGGTGGGGTATAGCTGTATAACCGCCGAGGTGGGCTCCTTAGCCTATGGTTCTTTGGTGGTCGAGAGGATTCTCCTTTTGCTTGAATTGCATGATGATCCTCTCGATCCCGTTTCTTGCTGGAGTTTTTTTTCCTTCCACCTGCTTCTGTGCAGCTCAAGCTTCTTCCACCTGCACGTACTTCCAAATTCACACTAGCAGGTCAACATAATcccttgaaaaaaatttattaaggaAGAAGATGAGTTGCTCATTTCGTAGTCCTCATTTGAGTGCCAACATCGCTACTGACTCATCGAGATTGCACACATTAAGGATGGTGACATTGAAATGTACCATATAGCTGCACAGTGACTCGTTCTCTTCTTGTTGGATGGAGAAGAGGCTATTGATGTTCTTCAACTAAACTCAATTATTACAGAAGTGGATGACAAATAGCCTTTCAAGCTGATCGAATGAATAAATAGACTCTGACTGAAGTTCCTAACACTATGCTCGTACTGATTTTTTGAGTGTGGCTTAGAAAGCGAGGCAAAGGAGGGCATCCAAGATACCCTGCAACATCATGAGGATCCTATAACTCTTCAAGTGGTCGAGGAGATCAGAAGAGCCATCGTACGGCTCCACCTAAGGCATTTTGAACCAACTCAGAATTGGTTTTCTCAATCTAGTCTGGGAGAAAAGGGGGTCGAGAGTTGAAGTTGAGGCCATCATCATTTTGGTGGCTTCCATTTCGAACCTCATCAAGGTGGTGCTCGATATCTTGTATCTTCTGCTCAAGCTCCTCCTCCCATCGAGACTTTCCAATCTGGAGGAGTAACTTGGAGTCGAATCTCCTTCGAAAGAGGGTGAGTGTCAATGACAATCACCCTTTCTTGGACCCCGATGGGAAGGTGACCACAGTGCAAAAGCAGGAGCGAAGTGAAGGTGATGCCAGGGAGCTGATTTTGGGCTCTTGAGATGAGCATGACAATTGCATCAAGAAGGGTTTACATGAGGAAGTGGCTCGGGATGCTTCTATCACTCCGTCACTTGCTAAAGTCATTGTATGGCATTGGTCAATAATTGGATCTGTTGAACCATAACATTGAACGGTTGTGAATCTATCACAGTAGGGGGTCGAACTATAGTGGACTCTTGGGCAGCACCACTTTGGCTGCGATGAGAAGATTGCCGGTGAGAGATAGTGGAATTGTGTGCTCGTGTTCATACCatgctctcttttttctttgaaTAGACTTTAGACCCTTCTTTTTACACCAATCTATTACTGCAAGTCTCTGATCTATGATGGGTGCAACTGAGGTTAGATGCTCTTTGATCGAAAGGCTGGAGTGCTGAAAAGAATCTGTAATGAAAGTCCGCACTCACCAGAGGCTCTCCGATGAGGGATCCTTTGATGCTTAGGTCAACTAGAGCttgagaataataaaaaaaagagagaaagggggaGCAAGAGCATGGGAGTTCTCACTTTTAGAGGAatttgcctaaaatttttttatctcagGATTCCCTTGGTACCTTTTATATAGAGGTAGAGCCACACGAGCTGTTATGCCTGAGCCCAGTAGGCCATTAGGCCTAGTTTTTAGATTGTTAGGCCACGTTCTAACAAGCCGTTGGGATGAAAAATCTACCAACTAACCTGTGGATCAAAATTGTTAGTCATAGATGTCAATTGTAGATTTTACCCATGTGGATAAATAAGCTAGTAGTCAGGGGTCGGTATAGAGTTGAGACTCCATGCAGGTGCCTGTGCTCGAGATTTATGAGGCATCACCTTTTCTTCAGCCAATCATGGGGCCTCATTTTCTGTCCTCGATAAGATCTTGACTACAGAGTCAATAAGATCCTACCACAGGGTCAGCAAATGTCTGGGCTGAGGGTCCAGAAGAGATTGATGAAATGGGGTCGGTCTGCTTTAGTTTCTCGACTCTCCCTATTATTCAAGACAGTGTCGCTAAGTCATCACTAGGTGCTCGGTCATGGTATGAGGAGGGGAAGGTCGGCTTGGGCAGCGGATTACCTCCACAATAGATCCCAGATTGCTTAAGGCAATGACTTCTGGCAATGTTGTTGACCTTAATCAGTTGGTTCGGGAAAGCCCCATTATTCTTTTTAGCAAAACTCTTGATAACACCGCACTTCACATTGTAGTGACATTTGAGCATGAGCAATTTGCAAAAGACCTCCGTTCAAGTAGCCCATCCCTCCTTTTGACAACAAACTCAAATGGAGAGACATCATTGCGCATCGGTACTGTGGCTGGTCGTCACTCTATGGCCACTTTTTTTATTCGGGCTGCATCAGAGGTGCCTCCTCATGGCAACAACATAGAGGGAGGTGACCTTTTAGCCTTCTAAAATAGATGATGATGACAACTGATAAGAAGGAAAACATTGCTTTGCATCAGGCCTTGTGGCATAACCACAGCACTCCTAGCGCTGGAGCTGCTACAGGCGGAGCACgagcaatcaaaattgatcaacaaCCACCTTGAGTCACCAATGTTCCTTGCAGTCTTTGGAGGCAAATATCCAAGAGGACTTGGTTATCCATAAGATTTCCATTCGAATCCGATAGATACTGGATAAAAATAGGGACCCTGTCAATTTATTTTCCATCATAATttataacaataaaatatataatttcaataatttgccatcaaaaaaaagttataaatatttatttttaatgacCATTTTCATTTAATCACTAAATATATCAGCTTGTTTGCATGACCAAcagaaatttatcataaaaaaatcttAGCGATGATATTAAATCCtcattaaaactttttttttatcatttattcCTTATCAAATCATCATTTTTGGACTCTTTAACGATCATTTTTCAATATTTTGCCATAAGCAAAATCATCACTAATGTTTGTATTTAGTGACAATTTGCATTTCGTCACTAATATAGTagttatttttgatgattttatattttggtcatcaaaaattttagccaCAGTGCCTTTAATGACCATATAGTCACGAAATATATATGGTCCTTAAAaacttttaatgatgaaaataaaaattttgtggCCACTCACTGAGGACCTAAATTCTTGTAGTATGAGCACACGTTAAGAACATGTCCTTATACTTAAACGATAGATTCGTTATCCTAGATGAAAGTTTCTCCCACCAAACATTGCTAAGCCGTGCAAGTTACGAATATGTCCTTGCAGTGAACTCAATCGTTTAGAATCAAGTCCTCGATGCTGCTGTTATTATAAATACCATCTCAGCAGCCATACTCGCTGGAGCAACTAAACGGTCCATGGATCGCATATTGCTTGCGGCAGCAACGTCAGGCAATGTCACCGACCTTAATCGGTTGGTTAGGTATGGCCCTAATATCCTGCTTGGCGAAACTCCTCTTCGTAACACAGCACTTCACATTGCGGTGATATATGAGCACGAGCAATTTGCCAAAGAGCTATGTTCAAGTAGCCCATCCCTCCTTTTGAAACAAAACTCAAACGGAGAGACTCCATTGCATATCGCTGCTCGGGCTGGTCATCACTCTCTGGCCACTTTTTTTATTCATGTTGCGTCCCACATGCCTCGCGATATAGAGAGTGGCAACCCTCTAAAACAGATGATGATGACAAAGGATAAGGATGGGAACACTGCTCTGCACCATGCCTTGCGGCAGCGCCACAGCAGCCTAGCACTGGAGGTCCTGCGGGCAGAGCCCGAGCAGTCGGAATTGATGAACAACGACTCCGAGTCACCAATGTTCATTGCAGCCTATAGAGGATTAGTTGATGCTGTGAGAGCATCGATGCAAGCTCCTTCATCTAATTATGGAGGACCCGAAGACAACACTGCTCTGCATGCTGCTACTTTTTCCGACCATTCAAGTAATTTCTTTGCTACTTTCTTCCGCCTCCGATATCAGTCGCACGTTCTTTGACATCGATTAATTCTCTGCAAAAGTCACTTCGACAAACTAAATCTTCTACGCACATTTCGTGTCTCAGCACCAGTGCATTCCTATTTCTTGTTTTCCTAGAACACGGTATTCctgattttgttttgttttaaTCTTTACTGGTAGGCATAGCGGAAATATTGTTGAGAGAAAGGCCGGAGCTCGCCAAAGTTCCGAACAACGGTGGGTACGTCCCACTAATTAACGCAATAGAGGACAATAGACTGGAGATGGTGCAGTTGCATCTAAGGTTTGATCCCTCTGTAGCATACATCATGCATGAAAACGGCTCGGCCTTTCATTCGGCTGCTAGGATAGGCAATGCACGCATAGCCGAAGAGCTCATTCGCCACTGCCCAGACGTAGGTTTTGCAGTTGATGGCAACGGCCGGAATGCACTTCATGTCGCAATACTTGAAGAGCAGGTGGATTTTGTTAAGTACATCCTAAAGACACCTGCGCTTCATGGATTGCTCAACCAGCCAGATAAAGAAAAGTACACTCCCCTGCATTCGGCTGCGGAGCGTTGCAATCCTGAAATACTTCGAGCTATGTTGGCTAATGAGAGGGTGGACCGTGCGGCCTTGAAAGGGATCGGGAGTGCTCTCGACGTCTTTGCTTTCTTGGAACCTGCCAAGACTTTGAAATGGGTAACTCCTTGCGGTTCTGTTTTCTTAATTTTGATCCCATGGAAAGAATGGAAAAACGCTACACCAAGTTCCTACGAATTATGATTGACTGGATTATATTGCAATGCCATGCAGAATGAGGTATATACACAGTTGGTTCGTGCCATTCCCGGCGAGAGGGGAAGTTTAACATGGCACAACGCTAGAAAAAGACTTACCGAGAAAGCAAACAGTCAAATCCGATCATTAACTGAAAGATACACCCAGAACACCACGGTGACGGCCATCCTCATTGCCACGGTTACTTTCGCGGCTGCCTTCACAATGCCTGGAGGGTTTAACAACAATGGGGGCCCTGATGAAGGCTTGCCAATTCTAGCAGGGAAAGCGGCCTTCAACGTGTTCTTGATATCGGACACTGTTGCTATGGTCACCTCCCTCGCCGTTTCCTTTTTATGTATCTTGGCAGGACGGGAAGACATCGACTTCTTGCTCCACTACCGGGCATCCACAAGGACGCTGCTATGGTGTGCATTTGCTGCGATGTCGGTGGCATTTGCAACCGCGATGTTCACAGTGGTAGCACCGGGAAACTTGTGGCTTGCTGTCCTTATTTGTTTACTTTGTTGTCCCCTTCCCTTCCTCACCTATATCTTGGGTGAGTGGCCACTCTGCAAGCTCCGTCTTCGTTTTGGCAGGACGTTTCGCCCGGATTTCCTCGAACAGGTCTAGCTATCGAGAATAACTCCTACGTGATTTGATATTTGTCGAGTTAGACTGGAagctaaatttaattttgatttgttgtaacgattttttttttttcctatgcaTCATTTGCTGCAAATTATTCGAAATAATCGATGGAGTAACAAATCACTCGCCATGCATCTTGTTACCTCCTAGCATGGTATCAGCCAACTGAATGTACATTCATCCCCTCCCCTCCAAATCCTAGTCTCCGTGATTGTTCGTGACCTCATGTATTCCGTCACCGTCCTGTCTTTACAATATTGGACCAGGAAGGCACTGTTGAATAATCGATCTGTTGCTTGCATGGTTGTGACACAAAATACAAAATAATTTGGTTTAAGGTAAGCCATGTGTTGGGATAAACTCGCACACAAACACAAATAATAATGCTACTGGTACAAATGGACACCAGAATCGCACCTTCAACGCAGAACGAAAGAAAAAAtatagggaagaagaagaagaacacacagatttacgtggttcggagaTCAAAAAGATACTCCTACGTCCACGGGCGGAGGCGAGAAATTTTCACTATGTAAGAATCAATAGTACATCAAAAGAGAAGCtttttaatctctctctctttctctccttttaattctttctctcgtGAAAAATATATTAGCAGAATGAGAGGAAGAATATCTCTtgaaagaatcaaaaaagaaggaaATCCCGTTGCATTGCCAAAAGAGAGACCCGCGTGTGGGGAAAGAAAATCTCACTGAAAAGGAAATCCCACTGCATTGCCAAAAGAGAGGCCCCACCAAAATCGTGGGCAGAAACGGAAAGGAGAGACTGCTCTGTTGGCCGAGTCAACCTGACAACCAAAATCGTGGGCAGAAACGGAAAGGGGAGACTGCTCTGTTGGCCGAGTCAACCTGACAAATCTCCACCTTTGGCTTGGTCAATACGAATGTTCTCCACAATGTTGATCGATCTC
Coding sequences within it:
- the LOC140858722 gene encoding uncharacterized protein is translated as MTSGNVVDLNQLVRESPIILFSKTLDNTALHIVVTFEHEQFAKDLRSSSPSLLLTTNSNGETSLRIGTVAGRHSMATFFIRAASEVPPHGNNIEGALLALELLQAEHEQSKLINNHLESPMFLAVFGGKYPRGLGYP
- the LOC105047273 gene encoding protein ACCELERATED CELL DEATH 6-like produces the protein MDRILLAAATSGNVTDLNRLVRYGPNILLGETPLRNTALHIAVIYEHEQFAKELCSSSPSLLLKQNSNGETPLHIAARAGHHSLATFFIHVASHMPRDIESGNPLKQMMMTKDKDGNTALHHALRQRHSSLALEVLRAEPEQSELMNNDSESPMFIAAYRGLVDAVRASMQAPSSNYGGPEDNTALHAATFSDHSSIAEILLRERPELAKVPNNGGYVPLINAIEDNRLEMVQLHLRFDPSVAYIMHENGSAFHSAARIGNARIAEELIRHCPDVGFAVDGNGRNALHVAILEEQVDFVKYILKTPALHGLLNQPDKEKYTPLHSAAERCNPEILRAMLANERVDRAALKGIGSALDVFAFLEPAKTLKWNEVYTQLVRAIPGERGSLTWHNARKRLTEKANSQIRSLTERYTQNTTVTAILIATVTFAAAFTMPGGFNNNGGPDEGLPILAGKAAFNVFLISDTVAMVTSLAVSFLCILAGREDIDFLLHYRASTRTLLWCAFAAMSVAFATAMFTVVAPGNLWLAVLICLLCCPLPFLTYILGEWPLCKLRLRFGRTFRPDFLEQV